A genomic window from Gemmatimonadaceae bacterium includes:
- a CDS encoding enoyl-[acyl-carrier-protein] reductase has protein sequence MLTLDLSGKRALVAGVADDGGFGFAIAKALIEAGATVCVATWPPALNIFLNLLERGKMDESRKLKDGSLLSFEKIYPLDAVFDTLEDAPQELRESKRYKDVGDFSIAGLAAKMQADFGDKPLDIVVHSLANGPEVKKPLMDTSRAGYLAAVSASAYSLISMVRHFGPLMRSGGSVASLTYMASERAIPGYGGGMSSAKAALESDTRVLAYEAGRKYGIRVNTISAGPYASRAASAIGIIDNMVKYCQSNTPLPEALEAVEVGHAATFLCSPLASGITGTTLYVDKGYHAMGMAVDGATVPSF, from the coding sequence ATGCTCACTCTCGATCTCTCGGGCAAGCGTGCCCTCGTCGCTGGGGTCGCCGATGACGGCGGCTTCGGCTTTGCCATCGCCAAGGCCCTCATCGAGGCCGGCGCCACCGTCTGCGTCGCCACCTGGCCGCCGGCGCTCAACATCTTCCTCAACCTGCTCGAACGCGGGAAGATGGACGAGTCGCGCAAGCTCAAGGACGGCTCGCTGCTCAGCTTCGAGAAGATATATCCGCTCGACGCCGTCTTCGACACGCTCGAGGACGCACCGCAGGAGCTGCGCGAGAGCAAGCGCTACAAGGACGTCGGCGATTTCTCCATCGCCGGCCTCGCCGCGAAGATGCAGGCCGACTTCGGCGACAAGCCGCTGGACATCGTCGTGCATTCGCTGGCCAACGGGCCTGAGGTCAAGAAGCCGTTGATGGACACCAGCCGCGCCGGCTATCTCGCCGCCGTGAGCGCCAGCGCCTACTCGCTGATCTCGATGGTGCGGCACTTCGGGCCGCTGATGCGCAGCGGCGGCAGCGTGGCCTCGCTCACGTATATGGCCAGCGAGCGCGCGATTCCCGGCTACGGCGGCGGGATGAGCTCGGCCAAGGCCGCGCTCGAGAGCGACACGCGCGTGCTCGCGTATGAAGCGGGACGCAAGTACGGCATCCGCGTGAATACCATCTCGGCGGGCCCCTATGCGTCGCGCGCCGCCAGCGCGATCGGCATCATCGACAATATGGTGAAGTACTGCCAGTCCAACACGCCGCTCCCCGAAGCACTGGAGGCCGTCGAAGTCGGCCACGCGGCGACCTTCCTCTGTTCACCCCTCGCCAGTGGCATCACCGGCACCACGCTCTACGTGGACAAGGGCTACCACGCTATGGGGATGGCGGTAGACGGCGCGACGGTACCCAGCTTCTGA
- a CDS encoding threonylcarbamoyl-AMP synthase, which translates to MSSPVIVPVDAAAPDAAVIARAAEVIRRGGLVAMPTETVYGLAGNALSPESIARIYAAKGRPAQNPLIAHVADAAQARSLAAEWPTMAQALAERFWPGPLTLVVRRKATVPAALSAGLDTFGVRVPDHPVALALIRACGLPLAAPSANRFTEVSPVTAAQVARGLGGAVDLILDAGHTRVGIESSVVDVSGGRAVLLRPGSITREELEAVVGPVSRGAAPARADAAQASPGMAARHYAPRARVELLEPAELSARLVGEPASAATGLLLCTLAPELSWTPTMRVSLGADPARYAAGLYDALHEADERRCEVLLIERPPAGPGWDAIHDRLRRAAHPG; encoded by the coding sequence ATGAGCTCGCCCGTCATCGTCCCGGTGGATGCGGCGGCGCCGGACGCCGCCGTCATCGCGCGGGCGGCCGAGGTCATCCGCCGCGGGGGGCTCGTGGCGATGCCGACGGAGACGGTGTACGGACTGGCCGGCAACGCGCTCTCGCCCGAAAGCATCGCGCGCATCTACGCCGCCAAGGGGCGACCGGCACAGAATCCGCTGATCGCGCACGTCGCCGACGCAGCGCAGGCGCGCAGCCTCGCCGCCGAATGGCCGACGATGGCGCAGGCCTTGGCTGAACGGTTCTGGCCGGGTCCGCTGACGCTCGTCGTGCGTCGCAAGGCGACGGTTCCGGCAGCGCTCTCGGCTGGGCTCGACACCTTCGGGGTGCGTGTGCCGGACCATCCGGTCGCGTTGGCGTTGATTCGCGCCTGCGGACTGCCGCTCGCCGCGCCCAGCGCCAACCGCTTCACCGAAGTCTCGCCCGTCACGGCGGCCCAGGTGGCGCGCGGGCTCGGTGGCGCGGTGGATCTCATCCTCGACGCTGGGCACACGCGCGTCGGCATCGAGAGCAGCGTGGTGGACGTCAGCGGCGGCCGCGCGGTGTTACTGCGTCCAGGCAGCATCACGCGCGAGGAGCTCGAGGCCGTGGTGGGACCGGTGAGTCGTGGCGCTGCGCCGGCTCGCGCCGATGCAGCACAGGCCTCGCCGGGGATGGCGGCGCGGCACTATGCGCCGCGCGCGCGCGTCGAGCTGCTGGAGCCGGCAGAGCTGTCGGCGCGGCTTGTGGGCGAGCCCGCGAGCGCCGCAACGGGCCTACTGCTCTGCACGCTCGCGCCCGAGCTTTCGTGGACGCCGACGATGCGAGTCTCGCTGGGCGCCGACCCGGCGCGCTACGCCGCCGGCCTCTACGATGCCCTGCACGAAGCCGACGAACGGCGCTGCGAAGTCCTGCTCATCGAACGTCCGCCGGCGGGCCCCGGCTGGGATGCCATCCACGACCGCCTGCGGCGCGCGGCACATCCGGGCTGA
- a CDS encoding amidohydrolase, with protein MTPTLPTAVADQFTDADRKFLIELRRSLHRRPELSWQERQTQQRLREALLDVGITDITAIADTGLVARIPGVNPDGPAVALRGDIDALPIQEASGQPWTSMHEGVMHACGHDMHAAWTVGAGLLLARQPALGEVRLFLQPAEEVGEGAARMIAEGALEGVGAIFGGHVDWRYSVGELVATAGALAASTDTFEIVFTGRGGHGARPQDTLDPIVGMAAFVSDVQTIVSRRLDPALPGVISVGQFEAGSAPNVIPETARCTGTIRATTPGSRALLCEELERLAHAVATAHRLTAEVKLSEGTPPLLNGLRAAAWAQDAAAALLGAESLHTLPVANMGGEDFAFYTERVEGCFMRIGTWREGRPRAGVHTPRFDPDEDALFVAAAILAECARTASRALRGG; from the coding sequence GTGACCCCGACCCTGCCCACAGCAGTCGCCGACCAGTTCACCGACGCCGATCGCAAGTTCCTCATCGAGCTGCGACGCTCGCTGCACCGACGACCCGAACTCTCGTGGCAGGAGCGGCAGACGCAGCAGCGCCTGCGCGAGGCCCTGCTCGACGTCGGCATCACCGACATCACCGCGATCGCCGACACGGGCTTGGTAGCGCGGATCCCCGGCGTCAATCCCGACGGACCGGCCGTGGCCCTGCGCGGCGACATCGACGCGCTCCCGATCCAAGAAGCCAGCGGCCAGCCTTGGACCTCGATGCACGAGGGCGTGATGCACGCCTGCGGCCACGATATGCACGCCGCTTGGACTGTCGGCGCGGGCTTGCTGCTCGCGCGGCAACCGGCCCTCGGCGAAGTGCGTCTGTTCCTCCAGCCCGCAGAAGAAGTCGGCGAGGGCGCCGCGCGGATGATCGCCGAGGGCGCGCTGGAGGGCGTCGGGGCGATCTTCGGCGGGCACGTCGACTGGCGCTACAGCGTTGGCGAACTCGTCGCCACGGCCGGCGCGCTGGCAGCCAGCACAGACACTTTCGAGATCGTCTTCACCGGACGCGGCGGCCACGGCGCGCGGCCGCAAGACACGCTCGACCCGATCGTCGGGATGGCGGCCTTCGTCAGCGACGTGCAGACGATCGTCTCGCGGCGGCTCGACCCTGCCCTGCCCGGCGTGATCTCCGTCGGCCAGTTCGAGGCCGGTTCGGCGCCGAACGTGATTCCGGAGACCGCACGCTGCACCGGCACCATCCGCGCCACGACGCCGGGCTCGCGCGCGCTGCTCTGCGAAGAGCTCGAACGCCTCGCCCACGCCGTCGCGACGGCGCACCGGCTCACGGCCGAAGTGAAGCTATCCGAAGGCACACCGCCGCTGCTCAACGGCCTGCGCGCCGCCGCCTGGGCGCAGGATGCCGCCGCGGCATTGCTCGGTGCGGAATCACTGCACACGTTGCCGGTGGCGAATATGGGCGGCGAGGACTTCGCGTTCTACACTGAACGTGTGGAAGGCTGCTTTATGCGCATCGGGACCTGGCGCGAAGGGCGGCCGCGCGCCGGTGTGCACACGCCGCGCTTCGATCCCGACGAAGACGCGCTCTTCGTGGCCGCCGCGATCCTCGCCGAGTGCGCGCGCACCGCGAGCCGCGCACTACGAGGCGGATGA
- the menC gene encoding o-succinylbenzoate synthase translates to MITLDRIVLREIRLPLVEPFRISSGVWSDRRILLVELYDRDGAMAWAESVVDDAPNYSSETIDTAWPTLVRFLAPRLLGKPVAHTAVHELLEQDVRGHQMAKAALEMGCWSLAALQAGLPLARLLGGTRTQIATGISLGIQPNIATLVEKATRSVAAGYQKVKIKIMPGCDVEWVAAVRHAVGDEAHLMADANNAYTLADADRLAQLDALNLMMIEQPLAHDDIVRHAELQKRLRTPLCLDESITSLERAQDMVALRAGRIINVKPGRVGGFAQSLAIHDFCEEHAIPVWCGGMLESGIGRAYNVALASLPNFTLPGDLSPSRRYWAQDVVTPEWTMDAQGMVDVPLAAPGLGVAVDEERIRALTVRTEELRA, encoded by the coding sequence GTGATCACGCTCGACCGCATCGTCCTCCGCGAAATCCGCCTCCCGCTGGTGGAGCCGTTCCGCATTTCGTCCGGCGTGTGGAGCGACCGTCGCATCCTGCTCGTAGAGCTCTACGACCGCGACGGTGCGATGGCCTGGGCGGAGAGCGTGGTGGATGACGCGCCCAATTATTCGTCGGAGACCATCGACACCGCCTGGCCGACCCTGGTGCGATTCCTCGCGCCGCGCCTGCTCGGCAAGCCGGTCGCGCACACGGCGGTGCACGAACTGCTCGAGCAGGACGTGCGCGGACACCAGATGGCCAAGGCCGCGCTCGAGATGGGCTGCTGGTCGCTGGCCGCGCTGCAGGCTGGGCTGCCGCTCGCGCGCCTGCTCGGCGGCACGCGCACGCAGATCGCCACCGGCATCTCGCTCGGCATCCAGCCGAACATCGCGACGCTGGTGGAGAAGGCGACCCGATCGGTGGCGGCGGGGTACCAGAAGGTCAAGATCAAGATTATGCCTGGCTGCGACGTCGAATGGGTGGCGGCCGTACGGCACGCCGTCGGTGACGAAGCGCACCTGATGGCCGACGCGAACAACGCGTATACGCTGGCCGATGCCGACCGCCTCGCCCAACTCGATGCCCTGAACCTGATGATGATCGAGCAACCGCTCGCGCACGACGACATCGTGCGGCACGCCGAGCTGCAGAAGCGGCTACGGACACCGCTGTGCCTCGACGAGTCGATTACCTCGCTCGAACGGGCGCAGGATATGGTCGCGCTGCGCGCCGGCCGCATCATCAACGTCAAGCCCGGCCGCGTCGGCGGCTTCGCGCAGAGCCTGGCCATCCACGACTTTTGCGAGGAGCACGCCATTCCGGTCTGGTGCGGCGGGATGCTGGAGAGCGGGATCGGGCGCGCCTACAACGTCGCGCTGGCCTCGCTGCCGAACTTCACGCTGCCCGGCGACCTCTCGCCGAGCCGCCGCTACTGGGCGCAGGACGTCGTCACGCCCGAGTGGACGATGGACGCGCAGGGAATGGTTGACGTACCGCTGGCGGCGCCGGGACTCGGCGTCGCCGTTGACGAAGAACGCATCCGGGCCCTGACGGTCCGCACCGAGGAGCTCCGCGCGTGA
- a CDS encoding phosphatase PAP2 family protein, translating into MQWVRIGAFAWLLVLAPTAVAEAQASTDSAPPPPSPAFSWPEVKGFSATFALGGLAYLADQGARDAVRASGPQGSAALDGLTAYGNAFGQPGVVVAGVLLYGGGLVAKRPVVASTGFRALEAIAVSGVVTSGLKGILGRARPAVAPDAPDDWQFARGMRVKGGDYQSMPSGHSTAAFAFATAVTLDVRRRAPQHARWVGALSYASALSTAYARMHDDRHWLSDVTVGAGIGIVTAMAIDRWHATRRDDPIDGFFLRPLIAASPHGGAMLGVSIHTR; encoded by the coding sequence ATGCAATGGGTTCGCATTGGGGCATTCGCGTGGCTGCTCGTGCTGGCACCGACGGCGGTAGCCGAGGCGCAGGCTTCGACGGACAGTGCGCCGCCGCCGCCCTCGCCGGCGTTCAGCTGGCCGGAGGTGAAGGGGTTCTCGGCCACCTTCGCGCTGGGCGGGCTCGCCTACCTCGCGGACCAAGGCGCGCGCGACGCCGTGCGGGCGAGCGGTCCCCAGGGCTCGGCGGCGCTCGATGGCCTGACCGCGTACGGAAATGCCTTCGGGCAGCCGGGAGTGGTCGTCGCCGGAGTGCTCCTGTACGGTGGCGGTCTGGTGGCCAAGCGTCCGGTCGTCGCGTCAACGGGATTCCGGGCGCTGGAGGCCATCGCCGTGAGTGGTGTCGTGACCTCGGGGCTCAAGGGCATCCTTGGACGCGCGCGTCCCGCCGTTGCGCCTGATGCGCCAGATGATTGGCAGTTCGCGCGCGGGATGCGCGTTAAAGGGGGCGACTATCAATCGATGCCCTCCGGACACTCGACCGCCGCCTTCGCGTTCGCCACGGCCGTGACGCTCGATGTCCGCCGTCGCGCGCCGCAGCACGCGCGGTGGGTCGGGGCGCTGAGCTACGCGTCAGCGCTCAGCACCGCCTACGCCCGGATGCACGACGACCGCCATTGGCTCAGCGACGTCACTGTCGGCGCCGGCATCGGAATCGTGACGGCAATGGCGATTGACCGCTGGCACGCCACACGTCGCGACGATCCCATCGACGGGTTCTTCCTGCGCCCGCTGATCGCCGCTTCGCCCCACGGCGGGGCGATGCTCGGCGTGTCGATCCACACCCGATGA
- a CDS encoding 2'-5' RNA ligase family protein, translating to MNSGIFITAELEGELAAQIHALQMEFDPKMARALPPHITLTGSSGAGPLPPELSVAELKAAIIPVTERFAPVTLVFGAPERFIGRNIVSLRLDPHGPLRALHEALKGCGLPFQPARWPFTPHCTLNLYPELTQERLRKMLAVRISEPFTIRRLHVYHTREPQAPRLLFEAPLLG from the coding sequence ATGAACAGCGGCATCTTCATCACTGCCGAGCTCGAGGGCGAACTCGCGGCGCAGATTCACGCGCTGCAGATGGAGTTCGACCCGAAGATGGCGCGCGCCTTGCCGCCGCACATTACGCTCACGGGTTCGTCCGGCGCCGGGCCGTTGCCGCCGGAGCTCTCGGTGGCGGAGCTGAAGGCGGCGATCATCCCCGTGACGGAGCGATTTGCTCCGGTGACGCTCGTGTTCGGCGCGCCCGAGCGGTTCATCGGGCGCAACATCGTCTCGCTGCGGCTGGACCCGCACGGTCCGCTGCGCGCGCTGCACGAGGCCCTCAAGGGCTGTGGGCTCCCCTTCCAGCCGGCGCGCTGGCCGTTTACGCCGCACTGCACGCTCAACTTGTATCCCGAGCTGACGCAGGAGCGCTTGCGCAAGATGCTCGCCGTGCGCATCAGCGAGCCGTTCACGATCCGTCGCTTGCACGTGTATCACACACGGGAGCCGCAGGCTCCGCGGTTGTTGTTCGAGGCGCCGCTGCTCGGCTAG
- a CDS encoding TlpA family protein disulfide reductase produces MKTLTMLRRALGALLLCTAATAGAQDTGLPLGTLGPAAAVETLDGAAANLSSVIGGGKPTVIEFWATWCPSCRQLEPAMEAAQRRYGDRVRFVGVAVSVNQSPERVRRYVAEHLRGFTHFYDRRGQAVTNYDVPATSYVVVLDGSGKVIYGGVGGDQDIDSAVQRALRP; encoded by the coding sequence ATGAAGACGCTGACGATGCTCCGACGCGCGCTTGGCGCGCTCCTTCTCTGCACGGCCGCGACGGCCGGTGCGCAAGACACCGGCCTTCCGCTCGGTACGCTCGGTCCCGCCGCCGCGGTCGAGACGCTCGATGGCGCTGCCGCGAACCTCAGCTCCGTTATCGGCGGAGGCAAGCCGACGGTGATCGAGTTCTGGGCCACGTGGTGCCCGTCCTGCCGTCAGCTCGAGCCGGCGATGGAAGCCGCACAGCGCCGCTATGGTGATCGCGTGCGCTTCGTGGGAGTGGCGGTAAGCGTGAACCAATCGCCCGAGCGCGTGCGGCGCTACGTGGCTGAGCATCTGCGCGGGTTCACGCATTTCTATGACCGGCGTGGTCAGGCGGTCACCAACTATGACGTGCCGGCGACGAGCTATGTGGTGGTGCTCGACGGCAGCGGTAAGGTGATCTACGGCGGCGTGGGTGGTGATCAGGACATCGACTCGGCGGTGCAGCGCGCGCTGCGGCCTTGA
- a CDS encoding sulfite exporter TauE/SafE family protein, producing MDFTGISAQLSSSPLTALGLVFLAGVFTSLNPCIYPMIPITAAIVGGQTVGDAKPPRGRTLLLTLAYVVGLAAVYSTLGIIAGVTGTMFGTISTNPWLYFAMANVLILAALAMFDVIPIRLPASWQARAATAGTAGRVSGALVMGAMSGLVAAPCGAPVMAAILTWVGTQGSPTLGFVYLLVFSLGMCTLLVVVGLSSGALARLPRAGAWMNWVKKGFGVVMLAVAEYYLIEMGKLLF from the coding sequence GTGGACTTCACCGGCATCTCCGCCCAACTCTCGTCCAGCCCGCTCACTGCGCTCGGGCTGGTCTTCCTCGCGGGCGTGTTCACGAGCCTGAATCCCTGCATCTACCCGATGATCCCGATTACTGCTGCCATCGTCGGCGGGCAGACGGTCGGGGACGCGAAGCCGCCCCGAGGGCGCACGCTGCTGCTGACGCTGGCGTATGTGGTGGGTCTGGCCGCCGTCTATTCCACGCTCGGCATCATCGCCGGCGTGACGGGCACGATGTTCGGCACCATCAGCACCAACCCGTGGCTGTACTTCGCGATGGCCAACGTGCTGATCCTCGCTGCGCTGGCGATGTTCGACGTGATTCCCATCCGTCTGCCGGCCTCGTGGCAGGCACGCGCCGCCACAGCGGGCACGGCCGGACGCGTGAGCGGCGCCCTCGTTATGGGTGCGATGTCCGGGCTCGTCGCCGCGCCCTGCGGGGCGCCGGTGATGGCCGCCATCCTCACGTGGGTAGGGACGCAAGGGAGCCCTACGCTGGGTTTCGTGTATCTCTTGGTGTTCTCGCTCGGGATGTGCACGCTGCTTGTGGTCGTCGGGCTCTCGAGTGGCGCGTTGGCCCGCCTGCCGCGCGCCGGCGCGTGGATGAACTGGGTGAAGAAGGGCTTCGGCGTCGTGATGCTCGCGGTAGCCGAGTACTATCTCATTGAAATGGGGAAGCTGCTGTTCTGA